The Acidianus infernus genome window below encodes:
- a CDS encoding 4Fe-4S dicluster domain-containing protein gives MPIPELEKPIIKGVIEKEKVVVDGIELDGTWNAFLVERTQTGYDPSVWDEIANTLEGVTISACWQCGTCTSGCTMREYDPNFGPRKFIDLARKGDKQALAELQDSLWRCVSCQKCTHRCPKGVMVEEVVHAIHNYALKHGLVKKDPGTVFDELFLDTVMKNGGRISELLLGSAAAKAGFVTMSLRDLITMSVPLIKSGLIKDLLKPNKVKNWDRIKTVLEEAMKEEVRPE, from the coding sequence TTGCCAATACCTGAGTTGGAAAAACCTATAATTAAAGGTGTAATTGAAAAGGAAAAGGTAGTAGTAGATGGAATTGAATTAGACGGTACTTGGAATGCATTCCTGGTGGAAAGAACACAAACCGGTTACGACCCATCAGTATGGGATGAAATAGCTAACACTCTGGAAGGCGTTACAATTAGTGCCTGCTGGCAATGCGGTACTTGTACTTCAGGCTGTACAATGAGGGAATACGATCCAAACTTTGGCCCTAGAAAGTTCATTGATTTGGCAAGGAAGGGAGATAAGCAAGCATTAGCTGAATTGCAAGATTCATTATGGAGATGCGTATCATGCCAGAAGTGCACTCATAGATGTCCTAAAGGAGTAATGGTTGAGGAAGTAGTTCACGCCATACATAATTACGCATTAAAGCACGGACTGGTTAAGAAGGATCCTGGCACAGTTTTCGATGAGCTTTTCTTAGATACTGTAATGAAGAACGGTGGAAGAATAAGCGAGCTTTTATTAGGTTCCGCCGCCGCAAAGGCGGGTTTCGTAACCATGAGTTTAAGGGACTTGATAACCATGTCCGTACCCTTAATTAAATCCGGTCTAATAAAAGATCTATTAAAGCCAAATAAGGTAAAGAATTGGGATAGAATAAAGACAGTACTCGAGGAAGCAATGAAGGAGGAGGTGAGACCAGAATGA
- a CDS encoding CBS domain-containing protein, with translation MSLEYMVKNKVDKIIINDGEKRKLVTLKGLIFGKEETVYEINEGETWKKEEIYYLISKYHFLFFTSSNLLIDAKDFIKSERAKEIEVGEVMNVEPIISPPEESVYNVLQKMRERDEEYAIIVCDSLPCGILDLFGIGKAILEGRLKESVMNFAEKDFFKVTPESSLETARKLMVLSSRFFLPVVDFRTLLGSVSWKEVFDNLNRKLMFHEFHRKNF, from the coding sequence ATGAGCTTAGAATACATGGTAAAAAATAAGGTGGATAAAATAATCATAAACGATGGTGAAAAAAGGAAGTTAGTAACATTAAAAGGCTTAATCTTCGGCAAGGAAGAGACTGTCTATGAGATAAACGAAGGAGAAACGTGGAAAAAAGAAGAAATTTACTACCTTATCTCAAAATATCATTTTTTGTTTTTTACTTCTTCCAACCTTTTGATTGACGCTAAGGATTTCATAAAAAGTGAAAGAGCTAAGGAAATTGAGGTCGGCGAAGTAATGAACGTTGAGCCAATAATTTCTCCTCCAGAAGAGAGTGTATATAACGTTTTACAGAAAATGAGAGAGAGGGACGAAGAATATGCTATAATTGTCTGCGATAGTTTACCTTGTGGGATTCTTGATCTATTTGGCATTGGCAAGGCAATATTAGAAGGTAGATTGAAGGAAAGCGTAATGAACTTTGCGGAGAAGGATTTCTTTAAGGTAACGCCAGAATCTTCGCTTGAGACTGCTAGGAAGTTAATGGTCTTGTCCTCACGATTTTTCCTTCCTGTTGTTGACTTTAGGACTTTGCTTGGTAGTGTTTCTTGGAAGGAAGTTTTTGATAATTTAAATAGAAAGCTTATGTTTCATGAATTTCATAGGAAAAATTTTTAG
- a CDS encoding thioredoxin family protein → MSYDPIIKQYSNVIKGLKIEECLADELFEEMKVNNEIVKIEGCNRPVIKVEKEGRRFFTYYGVPEINELWPFLNALVRISSNTVHLQADEMELAKKLKGNLKLFVTATCTHCPAVAELFYQISIVNESVNLEIYDVDVYEEYIDKYHVLSTPKIVYNEKEFPSFPPLILLKMLAKSTQ, encoded by the coding sequence ATGAGCTACGACCCAATAATTAAACAGTACTCTAACGTAATAAAAGGGTTAAAAATCGAGGAATGCCTAGCAGATGAGCTTTTTGAAGAAATGAAGGTAAATAACGAAATAGTGAAGATAGAAGGCTGTAATAGGCCGGTAATTAAAGTAGAAAAAGAAGGGAGGAGATTCTTTACTTACTATGGAGTCCCAGAAATTAACGAACTCTGGCCTTTCCTCAATGCTTTAGTTAGGATATCTTCCAATACCGTTCACCTGCAGGCGGATGAAATGGAATTAGCAAAGAAGTTGAAAGGAAACTTAAAGCTCTTCGTTACTGCAACTTGTACTCATTGTCCTGCGGTCGCTGAACTATTTTACCAAATTTCAATAGTTAACGAGAGCGTAAACCTTGAGATATACGACGTGGACGTTTATGAGGAGTACATAGATAAATACCACGTATTAAGTACTCCTAAAATAGTATATAATGAGAAAGAATTCCCATCATTTCCCCCGTTAATACTTTTAAAAATGCTCGCAAAGAGCACACAGTAA
- a CDS encoding dihydrolipoyl dehydrogenase family protein → MYVVIGGGSAGYVAGSVLGREGKEVVVIEKGKFGGVCVNSGCVPSIFLSDISFLFSRLNEIGNYKGLEISVTDSKENFFSKRNEIIEYLSNAGKELVKNSGAEVIEGEAKIVSPNEVEVEGKRIAFDKLIIATGSIPLKPSIKGIERAISEDEAINLNYVPSSLVVIGGGYAGVEIAQIYARLGSEVTLITRGKIMKYLDEDGQKIIKDSLEWDGVELIENCEVEEIREHEVVTKKGMRKKGEVVVYATGRKPNFPKGIDKLGIKYNDNGIVVNDLLQTTNSRVYSAGDVIDKEKKVAHVAMLEGIISALNSMGKMERINYFSVPQVVYTDPQIGVVGDRKLAVKECKFPLSATTRAIIKGLREGYAKIGIDERGKIVYGEVVADVAEELVNELAIAIKAGMTCKDLAFTALVHPSLSESMINACRGFFNLDVDRFKDKNA, encoded by the coding sequence ATGTATGTGGTAATAGGCGGCGGCTCTGCAGGATACGTAGCAGGTAGCGTATTAGGGAGAGAAGGGAAGGAAGTAGTAGTAATAGAAAAAGGAAAGTTCGGAGGAGTTTGCGTAAACTCTGGTTGTGTACCAAGTATTTTTCTTTCAGATATTTCATTTCTTTTTTCTAGATTAAATGAGATTGGCAATTATAAAGGATTAGAAATTAGTGTAACCGACTCTAAAGAAAATTTTTTCTCAAAAAGAAATGAAATTATTGAATACTTATCTAATGCAGGAAAGGAGCTGGTTAAAAACTCCGGAGCGGAAGTAATTGAAGGAGAGGCAAAGATTGTATCTCCTAACGAAGTCGAAGTTGAAGGAAAAAGAATAGCTTTCGACAAACTAATAATTGCCACTGGATCAATACCTTTAAAACCTAGCATTAAGGGAATTGAAAGGGCCATAAGCGAAGACGAAGCGATAAACCTAAATTACGTTCCCTCATCACTAGTAGTAATAGGCGGAGGCTACGCAGGAGTAGAAATTGCACAAATATATGCAAGGTTGGGTAGCGAAGTAACTCTCATTACTAGAGGAAAGATAATGAAATACTTAGACGAAGACGGGCAGAAGATAATAAAAGACAGCCTCGAGTGGGACGGAGTGGAATTAATAGAGAACTGCGAAGTTGAGGAAATAAGGGAGCACGAAGTGGTGACAAAAAAAGGAATGAGAAAGAAAGGTGAGGTAGTAGTTTACGCAACGGGTAGGAAGCCCAACTTCCCCAAGGGAATTGATAAGCTTGGAATAAAATATAACGACAATGGAATAGTTGTTAACGACTTACTGCAGACTACTAACTCGAGAGTTTATTCCGCAGGAGATGTAATAGATAAGGAAAAGAAAGTAGCCCACGTTGCAATGCTTGAGGGAATAATTTCCGCATTAAACTCCATGGGAAAAATGGAGAGGATTAACTATTTTTCAGTTCCCCAAGTAGTTTACACTGATCCACAAATAGGCGTAGTAGGAGATAGAAAACTAGCAGTAAAAGAGTGCAAGTTCCCCCTATCTGCAACAACTAGGGCCATAATAAAAGGCTTAAGAGAAGGTTATGCTAAAATAGGCATTGACGAAAGAGGTAAAATAGTCTACGGAGAAGTAGTTGCAGACGTAGCAGAAGAACTTGTGAACGAGCTGGCAATTGCGATAAAGGCGGGAATGACTTGTAAAGATCTCGCTTTTACAGCTTTAGTCCACCCTTCATTGTCAGAAAGCATGATAAACGCATGCAGAGGATTCTTTAACTTAGACGTGGATAGATTTAAGGATAAAAATGCTTGA
- a CDS encoding FAD-dependent oxidoreductase translates to MAGEKVLVIGSGPAGLSATKELLNMGVDVVIVEKESYLGGTPKKLKYSLLFPELRPASEVIDPLIKSADGAKKYMESIVESAKPEGKGFVVTIKDKTGKTTTEKVSAIIAASGFEHFDSRRKYEYGYGIIPNIYQISDIERMLSENKLVTTKGTPPKRVAILLCVGSRDATVGNTYCSRVCCAVSIKQAMEIKQRIPDAVVHIYYMDIRTYGLMEDKLYWRSQLEYRVGFIRGRISEFMRGPNDTVIIKGEDTMNLNRALVVPYDMVILANGMELGLGSKQVAKALGLEFEEHGFVKPLDPDRLPVQSTRKGIFLAGAITGPKTIADSITEGQAAAMKAYEYITKGVWEEPVKVEVVEH, encoded by the coding sequence GTGGCAGGAGAAAAAGTTCTTGTAATAGGATCTGGACCTGCAGGACTTTCGGCAACTAAGGAACTGCTAAATATGGGTGTTGACGTAGTCATAGTTGAAAAGGAGTCTTACTTGGGAGGAACTCCTAAGAAGTTAAAGTACAGCTTATTATTCCCAGAATTAAGGCCTGCGTCGGAAGTAATTGATCCTTTAATAAAGTCGGCAGATGGAGCAAAGAAGTACATGGAAAGCATAGTTGAAAGTGCTAAACCGGAAGGCAAAGGGTTTGTAGTTACAATAAAGGACAAGACTGGTAAGACAACTACTGAGAAGGTTAGTGCAATAATTGCAGCATCAGGCTTCGAACACTTCGATTCCAGGAGGAAATATGAATATGGTTACGGAATAATTCCAAATATTTATCAAATATCAGACATAGAAAGGATGCTTTCGGAGAATAAATTAGTTACAACAAAGGGTACTCCTCCAAAGAGAGTAGCAATTCTACTGTGTGTAGGTTCAAGAGACGCAACTGTAGGCAATACTTACTGTTCTAGGGTATGTTGTGCAGTATCAATAAAGCAAGCAATGGAAATTAAGCAAAGGATTCCGGATGCGGTAGTTCACATATATTACATGGATATAAGAACTTACGGATTAATGGAGGATAAATTGTACTGGAGGTCTCAGTTAGAATACAGAGTAGGATTCATAAGAGGTAGGATTTCCGAGTTCATGAGAGGACCAAACGATACTGTAATAATCAAAGGAGAGGACACGATGAATTTGAACAGAGCATTAGTAGTTCCCTACGATATGGTAATCCTTGCAAACGGAATGGAGTTAGGATTAGGTTCTAAGCAAGTAGCTAAAGCCTTAGGATTAGAGTTTGAAGAGCACGGATTTGTAAAGCCTTTAGATCCCGACAGATTACCAGTGCAATCAACTAGGAAAGGAATATTCCTAGCTGGAGCTATAACTGGTCCAAAGACTATTGCAGATTCAATAACTGAAGGACAAGCTGCAGCAATGAAGGCTTATGAGTATATAACTAAAGGAGTGTGGGAAGAGCCAGTAAAAGTTGAGGTGGTAGAACATTAA
- a CDS encoding CoB--CoM heterodisulfide reductase iron-sulfur subunit B family protein, whose protein sequence is MSEQENVDKKLQEEIKNAFPYADVVDWNEVYQRIIYRYSTPHGLQHVKEEMEKLEDEGEIIVHHIKPYNNPVKMQSLNGFPKTIPTTRLWNHKSCGQCGHIPGYPTSVFWIMNKLEIDYMDEPHQTSCTGWNYHASGASNPVALAGVYVRNMWRAYEIDYFPLIHCGTSFGHYKEVRNMIILHKEVREKLRPIMRKLGMDIVIPEEVVHYSEWLYTMSKKAAQHKKYDLSNIKVAVHTPCHVYKLVPEDTIYDPEVWQGRRPAAPTGTVQNFGAKIVDYSTWWDCCGFGFRHILTEREFSRSFALFKKVIPAVEEAHADVFVTSDTGCVTTLDKSQWAGKAHGFNYNLPVLSDAQFAAIAMGADPYKIGQIHWHATDVEGFLRKIGVPVDDYKEKFLQYLADLREGKAQPEYLYKPHRKIDFYLALPERVKWYKGESAQTAKSS, encoded by the coding sequence ATGTCGGAACAAGAAAATGTAGATAAAAAATTGCAGGAAGAGATTAAAAATGCCTTCCCTTATGCAGACGTAGTAGATTGGAACGAAGTATACCAAAGGATAATTTATAGATACAGCACGCCACACGGTTTACAGCACGTAAAAGAAGAAATGGAGAAATTAGAGGACGAAGGAGAAATAATAGTACACCACATTAAGCCTTATAATAACCCTGTAAAAATGCAATCTTTGAACGGTTTTCCAAAGACAATACCAACTACAAGGTTATGGAATCATAAGAGCTGTGGGCAGTGTGGTCACATCCCTGGTTATCCAACTTCAGTATTCTGGATAATGAATAAGTTAGAAATTGATTACATGGACGAGCCTCACCAAACTTCTTGTACCGGCTGGAATTATCACGCATCTGGAGCATCTAACCCAGTAGCTTTAGCTGGAGTTTACGTAAGGAACATGTGGAGAGCTTATGAAATAGACTACTTCCCATTAATCCATTGCGGAACATCTTTTGGTCATTATAAGGAAGTTAGGAATATGATAATATTGCACAAGGAAGTAAGAGAGAAATTAAGGCCTATAATGAGGAAACTAGGAATGGACATAGTAATTCCGGAGGAAGTGGTTCACTACTCTGAATGGTTATATACGATGAGTAAGAAGGCTGCACAGCACAAGAAGTACGATTTAAGCAACATTAAAGTCGCAGTACATACTCCCTGCCACGTTTACAAGTTAGTCCCAGAAGACACAATATATGACCCAGAAGTTTGGCAAGGAAGGAGACCTGCTGCACCAACTGGAACCGTACAGAACTTCGGAGCTAAAATAGTTGATTACTCAACCTGGTGGGACTGCTGTGGTTTCGGATTTAGGCACATCCTGACAGAAAGGGAATTCTCAAGAAGCTTTGCACTATTTAAGAAGGTCATCCCAGCAGTGGAGGAAGCTCACGCTGACGTATTCGTTACTTCAGACACTGGTTGTGTAACAACTTTAGATAAGAGTCAATGGGCAGGAAAAGCTCATGGATTTAATTATAACTTACCGGTATTATCAGACGCGCAGTTTGCTGCAATAGCAATGGGTGCAGACCCATATAAGATAGGACAAATACACTGGCATGCGACTGACGTAGAAGGCTTCCTAAGGAAGATAGGAGTCCCAGTTGATGATTATAAGGAGAAGTTCTTGCAATATCTAGCAGACTTGAGAGAAGGAAAGGCACAACCAGAGTACTTATATAAACCTCACAGGAAGATCGATTTCTACTTAGCATTGCCAGAAAGAGTAAAGTGGTACAAAGGAGAAAGTGCGCAAACTGCAAAATCAAGTTAA
- a CDS encoding YHS domain-containing protein, whose amino-acid sequence MKVICPVCNRLFEAECSPYKEMYNGIVYYFDTEICQLAFRQNPERFVYNCKNSGSQAQ is encoded by the coding sequence ATGAAGGTAATTTGCCCAGTTTGCAATAGGCTGTTTGAAGCAGAGTGTTCTCCCTATAAAGAAATGTATAATGGAATTGTTTACTATTTCGATACTGAAATTTGCCAATTAGCTTTTAGACAGAACCCTGAGAGGTTTGTTTATAATTGTAAGAACAGCGGTAGTCAAGCCCAATAG
- a CDS encoding sulfurtransferase TusA family protein has product MSQEVKIAKTLDLKGMFCPGPVLETAKAIKTINVGEVLEVYATDPAAKSDLEAWARRTGHQIIDMKQENGVLRVLIKRTK; this is encoded by the coding sequence ATGTCACAGGAAGTAAAAATAGCTAAAACCCTAGATTTAAAGGGGATGTTCTGTCCAGGACCGGTTTTAGAGACTGCTAAGGCAATAAAGACAATAAACGTCGGAGAAGTCCTAGAGGTTTACGCAACAGACCCTGCAGCAAAGTCCGATTTAGAGGCATGGGCTAGGAGAACTGGACATCAAATAATTGACATGAAGCAAGAGAACGGCGTACTTAGAGTGTTAATTAAGAGGACAAAGTAA
- a CDS encoding DsrE family protein, with translation MSQEQEQKKKILIVVTHGPEDLDRTYAPLFMASIAASMEYETSVFFMIKGPLLLSKAWQEEERKKGNNPFIHFFDMARDNGVKMYVCIQSLKDMCHMNESDVVDGVELVGGSTLIDLTMDADRTLFF, from the coding sequence ATGTCTCAAGAACAAGAGCAGAAAAAGAAGATACTAATAGTAGTAACTCACGGTCCAGAAGATTTGGACAGAACTTACGCACCACTATTCATGGCCTCAATAGCTGCATCAATGGAATATGAAACCTCAGTATTCTTCATGATTAAGGGACCACTATTATTATCAAAAGCTTGGCAGGAAGAAGAGAGGAAAAAAGGAAACAACCCATTCATACACTTCTTCGACATGGCAAGGGATAACGGAGTAAAAATGTACGTTTGTATACAAAGCCTTAAAGACATGTGCCACATGAACGAGAGTGATGTAGTTGACGGAGTAGAATTAGTAGGAGGGTCAACACTAATAGATTTAACGATGGATGCGGATAGAACATTATTCTTCTGA
- a CDS encoding DsrE/DsrF/DrsH-like family protein: MGSKKLSIIVFSGTIDKLMPVGILTSGAAAAGYEVNLFFTFWGLQALTKKSIGQPQPIDKNYEQFGPVMMQRMQEMKYPTWDQLIMQAKEVGEVKVYACSTTMEFFGLKREDLADFVDDVVGVATFLDRAEGGTTLFI; this comes from the coding sequence TTGGGAAGTAAAAAGTTATCAATAATAGTGTTCTCTGGAACAATAGATAAATTAATGCCGGTAGGAATTTTGACGTCTGGTGCTGCGGCAGCGGGTTATGAAGTAAACTTATTCTTCACTTTTTGGGGACTTCAAGCATTAACTAAGAAGTCAATTGGACAGCCTCAGCCAATTGATAAGAACTACGAGCAATTCGGCCCAGTTATGATGCAAAGAATGCAGGAAATGAAGTACCCAACTTGGGATCAGTTAATCATGCAAGCTAAGGAAGTTGGAGAGGTAAAAGTTTACGCTTGCTCAACAACAATGGAATTCTTCGGATTAAAGAGAGAAGACTTAGCTGATTTTGTTGATGACGTAGTTGGAGTTGCAACATTCTTAGATAGAGCAGAAGGTGGGACTACCCTGTTTATTTAA
- a CDS encoding 4Fe-4S dicluster domain-containing protein yields MATKVLQLPDDPRFLDMSYEEQGALPEEQRNLDRLPPDQRQLAEEFWKAVKSDFRFNEYLRGCLNCGVCTSGCPAAKFYDFGPREMIQYMMRDEADKIWEFVNKKVWACVQCYTCSMRCPFNNEIAGLIMLLREYAVQFALPSAKEILAPYRRVLYTVLTLGNQVTPDMIQPEAFPDWGPQAVEESKNMDVYRKAVPVDLLQRTDVGWHPSLQTAVEMMTIMFESGVMDSIKKVDPDLYDMIADIYDERKQQLEEIKEKWEKGELKEEDLPDSWLDL; encoded by the coding sequence ATGGCAACTAAGGTTCTACAATTACCGGACGACCCAAGATTTCTCGATATGTCTTATGAAGAGCAAGGAGCTCTGCCAGAAGAACAAAGGAACTTAGATAGACTTCCTCCAGATCAGAGGCAATTGGCTGAAGAGTTCTGGAAGGCAGTTAAATCCGATTTTAGATTTAACGAGTATTTAAGGGGGTGTCTAAACTGCGGAGTTTGTACTTCCGGTTGTCCTGCAGCTAAGTTCTACGATTTCGGACCTAGAGAAATGATACAATACATGATGAGAGATGAGGCGGATAAAATATGGGAATTCGTGAACAAGAAAGTTTGGGCGTGCGTGCAATGTTATACTTGTTCAATGAGGTGCCCCTTCAATAACGAGATTGCCGGATTAATAATGCTCTTAAGAGAATACGCAGTTCAATTTGCACTACCTTCTGCTAAAGAAATTCTGGCTCCTTATAGAAGAGTATTATACACTGTCCTTACTTTAGGAAACCAAGTAACTCCAGATATGATTCAACCTGAGGCATTCCCCGACTGGGGTCCTCAAGCGGTTGAGGAATCAAAGAACATGGACGTTTACAGAAAGGCGGTTCCAGTTGATTTATTACAAAGGACAGACGTTGGATGGCACCCCTCACTTCAAACAGCAGTCGAAATGATGACTATAATGTTCGAATCGGGAGTAATGGACTCTATAAAGAAAGTCGACCCAGACTTATATGATATGATTGCTGACATTTACGACGAGAGGAAGCAACAATTGGAGGAAATTAAGGAGAAGTGGGAAAAGGGAGAGCTTAAGGAAGAAGACCTTCCTGACAGCTGGTTAGATCTTTAA
- a CDS encoding CoB--CoM heterodisulfide reductase iron-sulfur subunit B family protein — translation MSTNNPYGKVAFYPGCALDGLGKSYDVSLRLVAEDLGLKFERLDDYNCCGALEVKNVNTMAGLLLPARNLSLARKIGANAIMSACPGCHYSLSRTQYYMSKYTKVREKVNAYLEKMGEKPYDLQLMTIHAVEFFYNTVGVEGIKAKVKRPLTGLKVAPYYGCLYTRPKPYTLTGYMKLKDDPERPIFMDELLKALGAEVVPFEAKTMCCGGPHVYSDVEVALHLEARILKEAKRNGADMLVVDCPLGGVALETNMNKIAEKYGEDLRMPIVYFTQLMAFAFGHSPEEALLTANLTNPMSILKKYL, via the coding sequence ATGAGCACTAATAATCCATACGGTAAAGTAGCATTCTATCCTGGCTGTGCATTAGACGGATTAGGAAAGTCGTATGACGTTTCGTTAAGGCTAGTAGCAGAGGACCTTGGACTTAAATTCGAGAGACTTGATGACTATAACTGTTGCGGAGCCCTAGAAGTTAAGAACGTAAATACAATGGCAGGATTATTACTTCCAGCAAGGAACTTGTCATTAGCTAGGAAAATAGGAGCTAATGCAATAATGTCTGCCTGCCCAGGTTGTCATTACTCTCTATCTAGAACCCAATACTACATGAGTAAATATACTAAAGTTAGGGAGAAAGTTAACGCGTACTTAGAGAAGATGGGAGAGAAGCCCTACGATCTTCAATTAATGACTATTCATGCAGTAGAGTTCTTCTATAATACTGTGGGTGTAGAAGGGATAAAAGCTAAAGTCAAGAGGCCATTGACGGGATTAAAAGTTGCTCCATACTACGGTTGTTTATACACTAGACCGAAACCTTATACTTTAACTGGGTACATGAAGTTAAAGGACGACCCAGAGAGACCAATATTCATGGACGAACTGTTGAAAGCTTTAGGAGCAGAAGTAGTACCATTTGAGGCTAAAACAATGTGTTGCGGAGGGCCACACGTATATTCTGACGTTGAGGTAGCTTTACACCTTGAGGCAAGAATATTAAAGGAAGCTAAGAGGAACGGTGCAGATATGTTAGTCGTAGATTGTCCATTAGGAGGTGTCGCCTTAGAGACTAATATGAATAAGATTGCTGAAAAGTACGGAGAAGACTTGAGGATGCCTATAGTTTACTTTACACAATTAATGGCATTTGCGTTTGGACATAGTCCAGAAGAGGCATTATTAACAGCTAACTTAACTAACCCAATGAGTATTCTAAAGAAGTATTTGTAA
- a CDS encoding sulfurtransferase TusA family protein, giving the protein MEELNLVSLECPEPFLKVSAKIMEMKGGEQLKVLYKDPKCDEMLLQLMDLANCKVLQHEEKDGVFTLIIEKKGEKKKVDLSDFTGC; this is encoded by the coding sequence ATGGAAGAACTAAACTTGGTAAGCCTTGAATGCCCAGAACCTTTCCTCAAAGTCTCTGCGAAGATAATGGAAATGAAAGGAGGGGAACAGTTAAAAGTTCTATATAAAGATCCTAAATGTGACGAAATGTTGCTCCAGCTCATGGACTTAGCTAACTGTAAAGTTCTTCAACACGAGGAAAAGGACGGGGTTTTTACTCTAATTATAGAGAAAAAGGGAGAAAAGAAGAAAGTTGATTTAAGCGACTTTACCGGTTGCTGA
- a CDS encoding OsmC family protein: MNMITFTVEGRLEGNVAKTCVAGKEVDIGLMGSDYPTPEEMLLASALSCMMLTIYYVAKEMNVKLDDVEGYIEGTMDPRGFQGDPNVPPGLLEVNYFITVKSNDERINEVLEQSMRRCPLKDTLIRQIKVNVKWKVEKE; the protein is encoded by the coding sequence ATTAACATGATAACCTTTACAGTGGAAGGAAGATTAGAAGGCAATGTAGCAAAAACTTGTGTCGCAGGGAAAGAAGTAGACATAGGTTTAATGGGTTCAGATTACCCTACGCCAGAAGAAATGCTCTTAGCTTCGGCACTTTCGTGTATGATGCTAACAATCTACTACGTTGCAAAGGAAATGAACGTTAAACTTGACGACGTCGAAGGCTATATTGAAGGTACTATGGATCCAAGAGGTTTTCAAGGAGATCCTAACGTTCCTCCAGGCTTACTTGAGGTAAATTACTTCATTACCGTGAAAAGTAATGACGAAAGAATAAATGAAGTATTGGAACAATCAATGAGGAGGTGTCCACTGAAAGACACATTAATTAGACAGATAAAAGTTAACGTGAAATGGAAAGTTGAAAAAGAATGA
- a CDS encoding histone deacetylase family protein produces MIGVIWDDRFLNISFSHPMIRDIAKARIRKFRELLEGIKDEILFIKPEPAKEEDLLVVHSKEYLRKLKEASNSPYIGFLDEGDTVHYPGMFDDVLLILGGSITAIKFSSFLDFIYVPLGGFHHALPCRAMGFCPINDIAIAAKILSKTRRVAILDVDAHHGNGLQRILYSDEVLKINIFGYDGHFFPGDGKMDEIGEGKGKGLNLNIPLPRGSGDDAFAEALKVTQVLEDFRPDYLLVNAGVDGHKDDSLHFLNLSANSFNYLGQKVRRLQRELNFKVISYGGGGYGESSALCMFEYILGYLGKKDNPEEETMGNAEIVRQEVDEILKTFYSSFVKNHS; encoded by the coding sequence ATGATAGGAGTAATTTGGGACGATAGGTTTCTTAATATCTCTTTTTCTCATCCCATGATAAGGGATATAGCTAAGGCTAGAATAAGGAAGTTTAGGGAACTACTTGAGGGAATAAAAGATGAGATCCTTTTCATTAAACCTGAGCCCGCAAAGGAAGAAGATTTGCTCGTAGTCCATTCCAAGGAATACTTGAGGAAACTGAAGGAAGCGAGTAATTCTCCTTATATAGGTTTTTTGGACGAAGGTGACACCGTTCATTATCCAGGAATGTTTGACGACGTGCTTTTAATCCTAGGTGGGAGTATTACGGCAATTAAATTCTCTTCCTTCCTTGATTTCATTTACGTTCCTCTAGGTGGTTTTCACCACGCGCTGCCCTGCAGGGCAATGGGGTTCTGCCCTATAAACGACATTGCAATTGCAGCAAAAATTCTAAGTAAAACTAGGAGGGTTGCAATACTTGACGTTGACGCCCACCACGGTAACGGGCTACAGAGGATACTTTATTCTGACGAAGTACTCAAGATAAACATCTTTGGTTACGACGGTCATTTCTTCCCCGGAGACGGTAAAATGGACGAAATAGGAGAGGGAAAAGGGAAGGGGTTGAATTTGAATATCCCGTTACCTAGGGGTTCTGGAGATGACGCCTTTGCTGAGGCTTTGAAAGTTACTCAAGTTTTGGAGGACTTCCGCCCGGATTATCTTTTGGTAAACGCTGGAGTTGATGGCCATAAGGACGACAGCCTACATTTCCTTAATTTGTCTGCCAATTCCTTCAACTATCTGGGTCAGAAGGTTAGGAGGCTTCAGAGAGAGTTGAATTTTAAGGTAATATCATACGGCGGTGGAGGCTATGGAGAGAGCTCTGCTTTATGCATGTTTGAATACATTTTGGGCTACCTAGGAAAGAAAGATAACCCGGAGGAGGAAACTATGGGAAACGCTGAAATAGTTAGGCAGGAAGTCGATGAAATTTTGAAAACTTTTTATTCAAGTTTTGTTAAGAATCATTCTTAA